In the genome of Populus trichocarpa isolate Nisqually-1 chromosome 6, P.trichocarpa_v4.1, whole genome shotgun sequence, one region contains:
- the LOC7487229 gene encoding heavy metal-associated isoprenylated plant protein 2, whose translation MKKTVLKVNINCMRCKKELMKTVGKIEGIDQIAINSEKGTLIVVGIVDPVVLANKLRKAGKVAEFISVGPYKKEDFETEKLKLPHNFPRCCKQCEVVAIGFPSYYQGHHDPCSIL comes from the exons ATGAAG AAAACAGTGTTGAAGGTTAATATCAACTGCATGAGGTGCAAGAAGGAGTTGATGAAAACGGTTGGCAAAATCGAAG GAATTGACCAGATTGCCATAAATAGTGAGAAGGGAACACTGATAGTGGTTGGAATCGTAGACCCCGTGGTGCTGGCTAATAAACTCAGAAAAGCTGGAAAGGTGGCAGAGTTCATTAGCGTTGGCCCGTATAAGAAAGAAGACTTTGAAACTGAAAAACTAAAACTTCCTCATAATTTCCCCAGATGCTGTAAGCAGTGTGAGGTAGTTGCCATAGGGTTCCCATCCTATTATCAGGGTCATCATGACCCTTGCTCCATTCTCTGA